From the Calderihabitans maritimus genome, one window contains:
- a CDS encoding ABC transporter ATP-binding protein, whose protein sequence is MIEIRGLNKNYGQLRAVVDLNLKIEEGEIFGLLGPNGAGKTTTIRMLTMLTRPTSGEAFIAGYEVSRDLGRVKQVIGVVPQHMNLDQELTARENLELHGRLHKMPAAERRRRTAELLAFVELADRADDLVSKFSGGMKRRLMIARGLMHRPRVLFLDEPTIGLDPQARRRIWDLVRQMNGDGVTVLLTTHYIEEAELLCHRVGIMDHGRLIALGTPAELKERVGRFVVESLNGGQAAYTLCRTREEALRHAGQLAGGVTIRETSLEDVFIQLTGRRVGD, encoded by the coding sequence GGGGTCTTAATAAAAACTACGGTCAACTGCGGGCGGTGGTCGATCTCAACCTGAAAATTGAGGAGGGGGAGATCTTCGGCCTGCTCGGTCCCAATGGCGCCGGTAAAACCACCACCATCCGCATGCTTACCATGCTTACCAGGCCCACCTCGGGCGAAGCTTTTATTGCGGGATACGAGGTGTCCCGCGACCTAGGTCGGGTCAAGCAGGTCATCGGGGTGGTGCCGCAGCACATGAACCTGGACCAGGAATTAACCGCCCGTGAAAACCTGGAGCTCCACGGCAGGCTGCATAAAATGCCTGCTGCCGAGCGCCGCCGCCGTACCGCGGAACTGTTGGCTTTTGTGGAATTGGCTGATCGTGCCGACGATCTGGTCAGCAAGTTTTCCGGGGGCATGAAGCGCCGGTTGATGATCGCCCGGGGATTGATGCACCGGCCACGCGTGCTTTTCCTGGATGAACCTACCATTGGTCTAGATCCGCAGGCCAGGCGTCGTATCTGGGACTTGGTACGCCAGATGAACGGAGACGGGGTCACCGTGCTGCTTACCACCCATTACATTGAAGAGGCTGAGTTGCTCTGCCACCGGGTGGGGATTATGGACCACGGGAGGCTGATTGCCCTGGGCACGCCCGCAGAACTTAAAGAGCGGGTGGGGAGGTTTGTGGTGGAATCCTTAAACGGCGGGCAGGCTGCCTATACCCTTTGTAGAACGCGGGAAGAAGCGCTAAGGCACGCCGGTCAACTGGCGGGCGGGGTGACCATCCGGGAGACCAGCCTGGAGGACGTCTTTATCCAGCTTACCGGGCGGAGGGTAGGTGATTAG
- a CDS encoding ABC transporter permease yields the protein MDFVTVLWREMLVFKRTWWKFLASRLVGPVLYLTAFGWGLGRNIPTDSGSYLDFVVPGIIALSAMTTSFNATGNEVNMSRLYYKTLEEYLIAPISAGSFVLGKVLAGTVRGLISSMVILVLGVLFGARPALGGWFFAVIGTTCFLFAALGVVAGMIINSHADMANFSTFVILPMAFLCGTFFQAEKLPAIVADVVRVLPLTHTSYTLRALAAGHTIPIVSALVLVGYSVAFFAAAVWTVRRIR from the coding sequence ATGGATTTTGTTACCGTTTTATGGCGCGAGATGCTGGTTTTCAAACGCACCTGGTGGAAGTTCCTGGCATCCAGGTTGGTAGGTCCCGTGCTTTACCTGACCGCCTTCGGCTGGGGGCTGGGGCGGAACATCCCTACTGATAGCGGCTCCTACCTGGACTTCGTGGTACCGGGCATCATTGCCTTGAGCGCCATGACCACCAGCTTTAATGCCACCGGGAATGAAGTTAATATGAGTCGCCTCTACTACAAGACCCTGGAGGAATACCTCATCGCTCCTATCAGCGCGGGTTCCTTCGTTCTGGGCAAGGTACTGGCGGGGACGGTGCGCGGCCTGATAAGCTCTATGGTGATCCTGGTCCTCGGCGTCCTCTTCGGCGCACGGCCTGCCCTGGGCGGCTGGTTTTTCGCTGTGATCGGCACTACCTGTTTCCTGTTTGCCGCCCTGGGCGTGGTGGCCGGCATGATCATCAACTCCCATGCGGATATGGCTAATTTCAGCACCTTCGTCATCTTGCCCATGGCTTTTCTCTGCGGCACTTTTTTCCAGGCCGAAAAGCTGCCCGCCATAGTAGCTGACGTGGTTCGCGTGCTGCCCCTGACCCATACCAGCTACACCTTGCGGGCATTGGCTGCCGGTCACACCATCCCTATCGTTTCAGCCCTGGTGCTGGTAGGTTATTCCGTTGCCTTTTTTGCAGCCGCCGTTTGGACAGTGCGCCGAATACGTTAA